The Collibacillus ludicampi region ATGTTGGGGATCTCACGGGGCACGCTTTATAACAAGATGAAACAATACGGATTACTATGATAATAAGTGCTTGGGTGGGTGTATCACTTTGCGCTTGGGTTCGATGAAGGTCGTCATTGAGGAATATGCTTTGCGCTCATGCTCCGTGGAGGTCGTCTTGCATGGAATCATAAACAAATGTTGCAAGACGACCTCCATGGTCGCTATTACGCGCAAAGCATATTCCTCTTAGCGGTATAAAGGAAGCGGAACGACCTTCAACTCACCTCTGCGCCGCAAAGCGATACAATCCACCCAAAAGCTATTTCGTTGCTTGTGGCAGCCTCAAACTTCTCTTTCCGCTGAAAACACTTGTCACTCTTTTGTTGGCGTATCTTGTTATGAAGGAGTTGAAAAAACACCTCCTCTCAATCGACCGAATGACTCGTGATTCAGGGAGGTGTTTTTCCTTGTCTCATTATACGGTGTCAGTCTATCACCTAGGCTTGTTTTCTATGACATTATTGATAGACTTTACACGTGTGCCGCCAAGATGTCGTCCAACTGTTCCTGTATGGTTTGTACCCCGACGCGTTTCACATAGGCGTGGAACGGTTCGCCTTCCAAACGATTTTCTTTATAGAAGGTTATGAGTCGTGCCAATACAGGTGCGACTTGATCGGCAGGAATGCGACCTTTCAGCTTCGTGTTAAATGTGGCGCCCGGCCCGAGAGTACCCCCTACGGAAAGATCGAACGCGTCGACCATCCCATTTTCCGTTTTCATGAGTGATCCCTGTAGACCGATATCGGCAACTTGCTGCTGTCCGCATGAGTTCGGGCAACCGTTCACATGCAGGCGAATCGGTGTATCCAGTTGTACATGTTCATCAAGATACGTTGCGATTTCGCGCATACGTTCTTTCGTTTCCACGAGCGCCAAGTTGCAGAACTCGATCCCCGTACAGGATACCGCATGGCCGATGAACGTCTTTGGAAATGGAGTGAGACGTTCCAGCAACTTTTCACCGAGGAACGCTGTCAGCTTTTCATCGGGTATGCCGGGAATCACAACATTCTGTGAGTTACATGTACGTACCGTACCGTCGCCATACACATCGGCCAAGCGAGCCAATTCTTCCAATTCATCTGCGTTCATGCGACCGACGGGAACCGAAAGGCCCACATAGTTAAGCCCTGGCTGTTTCTGTTTATGCACACCTGTAAAATAGCCTGCATTCCATCCGACAACGCGGTCGACGCCGCGGGTTGGCAGTTCGCCCGTGAGCTTCAACAGCTCTTCGCGGAATTTTTCCGGCCCCCAGTCGTTCACCAGGAATTTCAAACGTGCATGATTGCGCTTCTCGCGATATCCGAAATCGCGGAAGATTGTCGTCACGCCGATGGCTACTTTGAGCACTTCCTCCGGTCGTACAAAAACATCCAGTTGTTTCGCGAGAAACGGTTTGGCAGACAAACCGCCGCCTACCCATACATGGAAGCCGACGACTTCTTCTCCGTCGATCTCTTTCGTCGCGGGTGTAAAAGCCAAGTCATTGATTTCTGCATGACCTGCGTTATAGATATTTGCAGAGATCGATATTTTGTATTTGCGCGGCAAATTCGAAAAATCTCTGTTGCCCAAGAAAAAGTCCGCCACTTCTTTGACAATCGGTCGCGTGTCTATTAATTCATTCGGATCGATCCCGGCAAGCGGATTCCCTACGATGTTACGAGGGCAGTCTCCGCACGCTTCTGTGGAAGACAAGCCTACTGAGGCAAGTCTTTCAAAAATAGCCGGGATATTTTCGATGGTTAGCCAGTGGAATTGAACCGATTGACGTGTCGTAACATCCACAAGACCCCGCCCAAAATCACGGCTGATCCCCGCTAATGTACGCGCTTGTTCTGAAGTCAAAATCCCTGATGGGATCCGCACCCGCATCATGAAGTGTCCTTTTTTCGGTTTTTGTTGATACACGCCCGCCCATTTGAACCGGTCAAAATCTTCTGGTGTAATCGCATCAAAACCTAATTTCGAATATCGATAGATGTCTTCGAATACATCTAATCCGTCTTTTTCCAGCTTTAAAAGTTCCGTTTTGTTAAGTTTCGACGGATCATTCGCCCATTTCGCCTCATAAGCCACCGGATATAGCCCCCTTTTCCGACCAAATAAGTGCGGATTGATTTTCGATACGTATACTATACGATACAAACTCAAGAATGTCTATAGGGATTTTCAGAATAATGTTACTGTATGCATGTCTCCCTTCTCTTCCTCATATCTTTTGTTTAGAGAAGATACGGGGGACGGTGAGAACCGCATGAGTTTTCTTTCTACATTAGTTCTCGATTTTACGGTGGCACTCGGGTTGATGTTAGGAGGTTCCCTCGTCGGTGCTGTCGGCGCCCTGCTCACTCATCACCCTCCTATGTACACGATGGTACGCCTCGCTGACCAATTGAAGATTTGGGCACTCGTAGCTGCACTTGGCGGTTCGATGGATACTTTAAAAGAAATCGCGGATGGGGTATTTGGGTGGAAACTATCACCCGTTGTCAAACAATTTTCCTTTTTAATGGCCGCTTTCCTCGGTAGCCAAACCGGATATCTGTTAATCAAATGGCTGGCATACGGTTATGAAGAAGGATGAAGCATGAGAAGACAAATCAAGGGGTTTGCCGCTGTGTTTGTTATTGGATTCATCGCCGGTTCCGCTTCACTTGTCGCTATTAAGGGACATGATGTAGAACAACTCTACGCCAAAATCGCCCAGCTTAAAGTAGAGAACGAACAACTGAAAGAGATCAATGAATCAGTGGAAAAGGAACTCGCGCAGAAAAAACGCCAAAGTATCCGCCGGATCCGCAAAGTCGAAGTTCATATACAAGGTAAGGATGGAGAGCTCGATGATTTTACAAAACTCGCCATTTATAAATTCATCACGCAAAAAACGAAACCATTGATTGAGCAGGATCTGACATGGATTGACAAGAAATCCGGCGATGATATGAAACCTGATGATTTGATCCGTGAATTGATTAATGATCAAAAGGTTCAAGTGAATAACAATTCATATCGTATCAAGTATCAAGCAGCGACGATCGGCGAAATTCTCAAGCTGTGGGTGGTCGTAGAAAAAGAGGCTCCAGCCTCTTAACATGTTTGTTCACGTGTCCTTCTCTTATGTTCTCACATTTTTGAGATGGAATATGAAATATCTTCCCAGACCAAGAGCCGTTTCTTTAACTCGGAGCCTCCGGTGAACCGGTCGATTCACCCATTATTTCTTCAATAATTCTTTGATTCGTTTGAAGTCCTTTCCGATCCCCGATTCATAAATACCTATTTCAGACTCATATCATTTATTCATTTTTGGTCGGATGTTAACATGGCATCTTGTATCCGAATCTTTTGGCGAATCAGTCCTGCTTCAAAGAAAGTATCTGCGATGCACTGCTGTGCTGCCACTACGTCAGCAGTCAGTGGATACTCGCCGTATTCTCGCCTTTCCAAGGTTCGTCGCCAAATCACTTCCGGAATTTTGGTGTCAATAGAAAATTGTGTCGCTGCCTGTCTGGGGTTCACCTGAATTTCCTGATGTATCTTGCTCAACTCTTGAATTAACAGGTTCTGAATTTCAGGATATTGCTGCACATATTCCCGTCTTCCCAGGATAAATCCATATTGGCGAGGCAAACCCTTCGCATCCGGAGTATTCTGGCCCCCGCATGCTCCTCCGCGTCCGCCAAATAGGGATCCCAGATGACCCAAGCGTCCACATCTCCGCGTTCAAACGCTGTCCTCGCATCGGATGGCTGCAAATTGACCGGTGTAATATCCGAAATGCTCAAACCGACGGTTGCTAAAGCGGAAAGCAACGTATAATGGGCGCTGGATCCCTTGGCAAAAGCCACCTTTTTCCCTTTGAGATCCGACAAGCTGTGAATGGTAGAGTTTTTCGGCACGACGATTGCTCTTGCCACTTCTGGTTCATAAGCCAGATACACCAATTGCGACCCGGGATTGGCTTCCGCAAGCACAGCAGGCGCTCCGCCCGAATACCCGATATCAATTTTTCCCGCATTCAGTGCTTCCAATAGAGGTGGGCCAGATTGGAACTCAAACCAGCTTACATGTACTCCATGCGACGACAACCTCTCCTCGATGCTTCGCTTTTGCTTGACAAAAAGAAGAAGGGAAGATTTTTGATACCCAATGCGTAATTCTTTCGGCCAGTCCCCCTGATTCCCCTGCTGGGTCGAGGACTCTCCGTTTTTCGAGGAGGGCCCGGATTGTTTCGCCGCACCCGTCGCACCCCCATTTCCACATGCGGTTGCAAACACCAAAAGCAGAACCAGCAAGCTCAACCCGGAAAATATTTTTTTACCTTTCATGACACCCTCCTCATCCCGCGTGATTCTCCATCAGCCGAAGCGGAGTTCTTTCTTCTTCTCCGATGATTCGCTTCAAAATTTTATCAACGATTTCCGCAAACGCTGCGTGGCCTCGTTGGCGGGGCCGCTGCAGATGTATGGGCAGATCCATCGTAAATGTCCCGTCTTCAATCAATAACACCCGGTCGGCTAATGTGACCGCTTCTTCCACATCATGGGTAATCATAAACGCCGTGAATCTTAGATCCAACCAAAGACGTTCGATCAACCGTTGCATCTCAATCCGGGTCAACGCGTCCAATGCTCCTAACGGTTCATCGAGCAAGAGCAGGCGTGGCTCACTTGCCAGCGCTCGAGCTAATGCCACCCGCTGTCGCTGCCCTCCGGACAAGACAGAAGGCCACTCATCGGATCGATGAGCCAAACCCACCTGCTGAAGAGCGCGTTTCGCTCTTTCTCGCCAATCACCCCTCAGGCCGAGTCCGACGTTTTCCATCACCCTTTTCCACGGCAGCAATCGGGAATCTTGAAACATGACCCGCGCCTGCGAATTGAGTCCCTGTAGGGGTTGGCCATCCAGCAGGATGCTGCCCGCATATGCCGTATCCAGCCCGGCAATCAGACGCAACAAGGTGCTTTTCCCACATCCGCTTCTCCCGATGATCGCAACGAATTCCCCCGGTTCCACTTCCAGGTTAAGACCGCGCAATACTTCGTTCGATCCGAAGCTTTTCTGCAGCTGTTCAATCTTCAAGTGCGATCCATAACCGTCCGATTTCATAACCTTTCCTCCTCCTGTTCCATGGTTGAAAACTTACAAATTTTGATAAACGGAATGCCACCTCAACCATCGCTTCTCAACAAATTTGACAATCACGTCAGCCAATTTTCCAAACAGGGCATACAACAAGATGCTTAGTACCACTACGTCCGTCTGCATGAACTCACGTGCGTTCATGGCCATATATCCAATTCCTTTGTCTGAAGCGATGGTCTCCGCTACAATTAAAGTCAACCACATAATCCCGAGTGCGTACCGCACCCCGACGAGGATTGAGGGAAGTGCACCGGGTAACAAGATCTTCCAAAAAAGGTGCCAGGCATTCAATCCGTATACTTTCCCCATCTCAAGCAGACCCGGATCCACGTTTCGAATGCCGTGTAACGTATTTGCATACACGGGAAACAAAACCCCAAGTGACACCAGAAACAGTTTGGCTTGCTCGCCGATGCCAAACCAGAGGATGACCAACGGAATCATCGCCAGATGCGGGATATTGCGTATCATCTGGATCGTGGTGTCAAACAATCGTTCCGCAAACCGAAATACACCATTTGCCAATCCCAGTGCAAACCCGAGACTGCCCCCAATCAGGAATCCCATAATCGCCCGTTCAAAACTTATGGACATGTGCTGGAACAGTTCCCCGTTACTAACCAGTTGCCAAGCGGCGGCAACCACTTGGGTGGGCGCCGGCAGGATTTTGACAGACAACCAACCGGATTGGGCGAGCCACTGCCAAGCCAACACCAGCAACGCCGGAAGCAGCCATGGCACCCCCCGATTCGCGAACCATCGACCGATATCGTCCCGTTTCATACCAACGCCTCCTTATACTTCGGAAGGTGCTTAAGGGCAACGATTTCTCCAAATGATCCATCCCACAAATTGGGACTGATTTCGAGCATTCCCCTACTTTCCTTGTAGAAGTTCGATCTTCCCGTCGGTACCAATCTCCCGCCATATCCGAGCGAATCGGACGCCTGTGCAATCTGACGAAGATCGTCGTAATCGGTCGCCCTTCCCCTCACAGTCGTTCCTAAATACTGTCCGTTCTCATGCGTTGGTAAAAACAAGAATACCTTCATGTTTCTCAACCTCCCGTTGCGTCTTCTTTAAGTCTGGAATGGAAATACCGCATCTTTCGCGTAACTAGAGAGAATAAACTGTCCAAGAAGCGATTCCCCCTTTTCAAAAGACAAGCCCCCTGATATACGGCTTTCATGCCGTAAATCAGGGGGCTTCTGGTGGTCCAGTCAGCCACAGCTTTATTCCGACTAATCAGATTTATTTAATGAAATTGTTTGTGTTCCTTATCTTACCTTTCACTCTTTCGTTTTGTCAACCCATCTTTTGAAAAATCTTTTTTCGTGAAAAAGAGTGACTTCAAAAAGCGGCACTTGCCTTTTTACAGGCACATAGGATATCGTCTCGATATTCGTGCCCTTAGCTTTTGTTCCGCT contains the following coding sequences:
- a CDS encoding nitrite/sulfite reductase, which translates into the protein MAYEAKWANDPSKLNKTELLKLEKDGLDVFEDIYRYSKLGFDAITPEDFDRFKWAGVYQQKPKKGHFMMRVRIPSGILTSEQARTLAGISRDFGRGLVDVTTRQSVQFHWLTIENIPAIFERLASVGLSSTEACGDCPRNIVGNPLAGIDPNELIDTRPIVKEVADFFLGNRDFSNLPRKYKISISANIYNAGHAEINDLAFTPATKEIDGEEVVGFHVWVGGGLSAKPFLAKQLDVFVRPEEVLKVAIGVTTIFRDFGYREKRNHARLKFLVNDWGPEKFREELLKLTGELPTRGVDRVVGWNAGYFTGVHKQKQPGLNYVGLSVPVGRMNADELEELARLADVYGDGTVRTCNSQNVVIPGIPDEKLTAFLGEKLLERLTPFPKTFIGHAVSCTGIEFCNLALVETKERMREIATYLDEHVQLDTPIRLHVNGCPNSCGQQQVADIGLQGSLMKTENGMVDAFDLSVGGTLGPGATFNTKLKGRIPADQVAPVLARLITFYKENRLEGEPFHAYVKRVGVQTIQEQLDDILAAHV
- a CDS encoding aliphatic sulfonate ABC transporter substrate-binding protein; this translates as MKGKKIFSGLSLLVLLLVFATACGNGGATGAAKQSGPSSKNGESSTQQGNQGDWPKELRIGYQKSSLLLFVKQKRSIEERLSSHGVHVSWFEFQSGPPLLEALNAGKIDIGYSGGAPAVLAEANPGSQLVYLAYEPEVARAIVVPKNSTIHSLSDLKGKKVAFAKGSSAHYTLLSALATVGLSISDITPVNLQPSDARTAFERGDVDAWVIWDPYLADAEEHAGARILRMRRVCLANMDLSWEDGNMCSNILKFRTC
- a CDS encoding ATP-binding cassette domain-containing protein, with translation MKSDGYGSHLKIEQLQKSFGSNEVLRGLNLEVEPGEFVAIIGRSGCGKSTLLRLIAGLDTAYAGSILLDGQPLQGLNSQARVMFQDSRLLPWKRVMENVGLGLRGDWRERAKRALQQVGLAHRSDEWPSVLSGGQRQRVALARALASEPRLLLLDEPLGALDALTRIEMQRLIERLWLDLRFTAFMITHDVEEAVTLADRVLLIEDGTFTMDLPIHLQRPRQRGHAAFAEIVDKILKRIIGEEERTPLRLMENHAG
- the ssuC gene encoding aliphatic sulfonate ABC transporter permease SsuC, translated to MKRDDIGRWFANRGVPWLLPALLVLAWQWLAQSGWLSVKILPAPTQVVAAAWQLVSNGELFQHMSISFERAIMGFLIGGSLGFALGLANGVFRFAERLFDTTIQMIRNIPHLAMIPLVILWFGIGEQAKLFLVSLGVLFPVYANTLHGIRNVDPGLLEMGKVYGLNAWHLFWKILLPGALPSILVGVRYALGIMWLTLIVAETIASDKGIGYMAMNAREFMQTDVVVLSILLYALFGKLADVIVKFVEKRWLRWHSVYQNL
- a CDS encoding YtrH family sporulation protein, with translation MSFLSTLVLDFTVALGLMLGGSLVGAVGALLTHHPPMYTMVRLADQLKIWALVAALGGSMDTLKEIADGVFGWKLSPVVKQFSFLMAAFLGSQTGYLLIKWLAYGYEEG